The genome window TAAGTAAAGATTATGAACGACTACCACAAACCTCGGAGACTTTTATTTATATTGCCATGATCCGTATTATGGTTCGACGACTTGCATGATTTTTAACGCGCTTTGACTTTTCAAACATCCTCTTAGATTCACAGTTAGACAAGAGGAATTATTGATGATTGCGATGAGCAGCCCAGCAGATTGAAAGGCAAACAATAGACGCAAGTTTCCTCGGTACGGTAGGAGTAGTGCTTGAGTCGACCACATCGCGTACTTGGTCAAGCAGCTTTTGCGGACGAAGTTCCAACAGGAGGAAGCTCAGTACCTTTGGATAAAATATATCTAAATGATACAGGTATTCTACTAAAGGTGCTGGGACAGATATACGGAACTTCACTGTAGATCCACTCCAATTAAGGGAGATACACAGCAGCTTTGCTGTAGCTCCATTCAAATTTGGTGGAGCTACAGCAAAGTATTCGTTTATTCAACTCGAACTGGGAGATCTACAGTAAAACTCTGCACAATAAATTGTTAGGCTGCTTAAGTGGTGGGTGGGGACAGTGCATCAAGGTTGTCTACCAGTATTTAGCGTCAAGTTACCGCAATGTCATCGGTGAGGCAATATTTTGAGACTGCTTGTGAGGCATCATTGATTTTAACAGTTAAAGATTTATATCAAAGAGAGGTCTAAAATGACTGACGAAATAAAAGTTTGCTCCGTACCAGTAATACTACCAGTAAAACTAGAAGATTCAGGGCAACCAGACGAGCCACTCTCCCTTGTAGCTTCAGTTGGTTGTAGATGGGAGAATGGTAAAACTCTACAGGTTCGCTTCTTAGATGGAGATCCTGTAGTTCAATCTAAGGTCGAACAAATTGCTCATCAATGGAGTCAATTTGCTAATATTAAGTTTGAGTTTGGGAACGATCCCAATGCAGAAATCCGAATTTCATTTCAACGAGAGGGATCTTGGTCACACCTTGGTACGAATGCTTTAAGAGTGACCAACCTTAATGAGCCAACCATGAACTTCGGATGGCTACGTTCTGACACTCCGGACGATGAGTATTCCAGAGTAGTACTTCATGAGTTTGGCCACGCCCTTGGATTTATACATGAGCATCTGCATCCTAACAATGGAATTAGCTGGAAGAGACAAGCTGTTCTTGATTACTATCAGCAAACTCACGGATGGGATGAGCAGAAAACAGAAAGAAATGTGCTCCAAGCAGCGAGTCGGGATACTACGCAATACTCAAGCTTCGACCAAAACTCAATCATGATTTATGCAATCCCTGCGGCACTAACGACTAATAACTACTCAGTTGATTGGAATAAACAGCTTTCAGCAACAGACAAGCAATTCGCTCGGGTATTTTATCAATCTACACCATTTAATGAAAGATCATTTGACGAACGTTTTCGTGACGCTAATGACTGGGCAGTAAATCAAGGGTATGTGAGTGGTTTTCCAAACTTTCATCAGCTTGACCCTGGTGGAGGTGTTGTTTTCGGTGTCATTGCATTAAAACCTGGAACAGCAGATTCATTAAGTGTGCCAGTAGCTGACCTAGGAAACCCTGGAACAAATGAAGAACGGTTTCGTAAGGTCAATGACTGGGCAGTAAATCAAGGGTATGTGAGTGGTTTTCCAAACTTTCATCAGCTTGACCCTGGTGGAGGTGTTGTTTTCGGTGTCATTGCATTAAAACCTGGAGCAGCAGATTCATTAAGTGTGCTTGGCAGAGAGTTATAGGTTGAGTAAGTCAAGATTGTCACGGTCTAACAAAACGTTGGAGCGGATAGATGGGAGATCTTGGTAAGGTTACAAAGGTTGTCTGCCACCGCTTAACTCAGACGTTCTACCGCTTCGTTTAGTTGTGTTGGCGGTAATCTAGAGATTGTCGGTTTGAGGCTCAAGGTTAAAATGGCGAAGGTCTTTTTCTCTAAAACAGATTTTCTTTCGCTTGAACACAATCCAGACCGTCACAATTTATAAAGCAACCCAAAAAGGGAAAGGACAGCACCTCGTGGAGCAGGGATTTCAACCTGCTGATTTTCCCTATCATCCTCCAATTGTGGACGGAAAATGTTACTTTGCAGCACCCAACAGCAGGGGTCTAGCAGAGGAATATCATCGGTATTACAAGGACGGAATTCTGGAAGTTACAATTGATGCAGTCATCTATGAGCGGTATTTCAAGCCACTTGAAAGACCATATCAAGGTGGTGAGCAAGTCGAATTACCTATTCCTCACGATTTGTTTCCGATTTTGAATCAGTATCCTAGAGTTCTAAGACCGAGGTAATGCAATGAGCGATCAGTTCTGGAATCAGATCAAGTCGAAGTATCGATTGGGAGAACTGATTCATGGTAGGGTTGAGCATCACGCACCGTTTGGGATCTTCGTAGACATTGGTGATGATACAGTGCGTGGCATCGTGCAGATTACTGATTTTGTAGATAGTGGAGACATGACTCCGGAGATGTATCCAGATGTTGGTTCATCGATTGGGGCTGTGGTTGTCGGGTATACTGAAGACGAGCGCAATCAAGTTTGGCTGAGTGTGAAGCCGAGTGTGCTGCAAAAAGCCTTGGTTCATCTCAAAGTTCCAGCAACAAGCGAACAATCGTGATCAGCAGCAGAACAACGTAATGCACCTGACTGCCGAGAGTCTGTCTGTTGGGCGTTTGAGGTTATCTGCAGCGGGTGAAGCAGAACATTGTGCCGATCGAGTTAATGGCAAAGGCGGTTCTTGAAGCTTGTCTACCAGCAGCGAGAGACAAAACCTTGATCAGAGTTATCAAACTTGAATGCACAGCAATATGCTTATAAGCCGACAAATAAGCGTTTGAACTAAAATCAAGGCATTAACCTTCATTGGAGCATGGTTATATGTCTTTGCAAGAGCTTAAAGAAAAAGCTTACCAGCTTTCTGTGAGCGATCACCTTGCTCTAATCAGTGCTGTGATTCAATCACTACGAAACGCGTTCCAGATTGAATGGCAGTATTTGGTGTCCTGTCCCCATCCTTGGCGTAAACAACTTTACATTAAAGGTCATAAATTACTTGCTTCAACCTTTTGGCGAAACATGGTAACGAATCAATTATCACCAGAGCAAGCAGTCGAAAAGTGGGATTTACCATTGGCTGCTATTTGTGACATTCTTCAATACTACGAGAGTCATCAAGAGCTATTGAAATTGGAAGCAGATGAAGAACGTTACCGATTGGAAGTAAAAGGAGTTTTATTTAAGCCAACGAATATTGCTTGATGAAGATTCTCAAGCTCTGATCCAGCTAAAAATATGAGTTATGGGGAGATTGTGAAAGCGATCAAAAATTTGGAGACAGCAGAATATGTACTTCGGAATCGGGTTGTTCTCAATCAATGGAGATATTAAAAAAATTATACTAATTATGTTTTAGCAAAGTAATAAATGAAGCTATAATTCACATCATAAACTTAATTAGTCTGGTAATTGCATTCGACTTAATGCTTTTCTCGCTGTGTTAAAGAGTAGCAAACCAATAACTATGAGAACTATGGGAATAAACCAAACTCCTATCCAACCTGTACCACGGACAAATGCATCGCGGCTGAGTTCAATATAGTAGCGAGCAGGTAAAATACTAGAAATTAGAGATAGTGGAAAAGGAATATTACTTAAAGGATAAATAAAACCAGACAATAATAGTGAAGAAAGAAAACCAATTGTTGCAACTCCTTGCACAGCAGCATTTTGATTACTAGCTCTTACTCCAATAAGTAGACCAAACAATATACTTGTCCATACATAAAGTAAAGTTCCGAGAATAAAAACACTTGGTTCGACAGCAAAACTTAATTGAAATAATAATGAACCAAGGCTGATAATGACAATTGCTTGAGCAATACCAACAATAAAATAAGCAAGTCCCTTTCCTAATAATAATTCAGCAGCACTGAGACTCGAAGCGTAAACTTGCAAAATTGTCCCGCGTTCTTTTTCACGTACCATTGCGATCGCCGCCAACAATGAGGGATAAATCCACAAAATTACACCATAAACCCCAGGGACAATATATAATGATTCTTTGCGCCCTGGATTAAACCACAACCGAATTCTGGCAACGATATTGGGTTGTCTTTGTTGTATGCCAGAAGTTTGTAAAAAAGCATTAGTGGTAGCTCTAAAAGAGTTCTGAATAATTCTGGCATTATTTGCATCAGTGCCATCGATTAATACTTGTACAGTAGTAGGCTGATTCGAGTTAATTTGTGAGTCAAAATCAGGAGGAATGACTGCACCTGCTTTGGCAGTTCCTCTTTCTAATGCAACCATGACATTATCATCCCAGCGCGTAAGCTGAAACTGATTTGTTGCCATCAGTTGTTCAATGTAGCTGCGACTGAGAGGACTATTATTTAAGTCTTGAATGACAATTGGAATATTTGTTGCTTCTAAACGAATCGCAAAACCAAAGATAAACAAAGTTGCTAATGGTAACAAAATTGCTAGTGCAACCGTGAGGCGATCGCGTCGAAATTGTGCCAGCTCTTTAATACACTGTGCTAGAATTCGTTTCATAAATTTAATGTATTTTTACTATTAATATGTGTTCAAACTTATATTTTTTTCATGTTCTCTTTATCTATTTAAGTAATAGAAAATTGTTAAAAAATGGGCAATTCAAAAGTCTTTGCGGATTTTCATAATACTGATGCTCAAGGGCGGCTACGCTTGAATTGTGCTGGAACAATCG of Gloeocapsopsis sp. IPPAS B-1203 contains these proteins:
- a CDS encoding M12 family metallopeptidase → MTDEIKVCSVPVILPVKLEDSGQPDEPLSLVASVGCRWENGKTLQVRFLDGDPVVQSKVEQIAHQWSQFANIKFEFGNDPNAEIRISFQREGSWSHLGTNALRVTNLNEPTMNFGWLRSDTPDDEYSRVVLHEFGHALGFIHEHLHPNNGISWKRQAVLDYYQQTHGWDEQKTERNVLQAASRDTTQYSSFDQNSIMIYAIPAALTTNNYSVDWNKQLSATDKQFARVFYQSTPFNERSFDERFRDANDWAVNQGYVSGFPNFHQLDPGGGVVFGVIALKPGTADSLSVPVADLGNPGTNEERFRKVNDWAVNQGYVSGFPNFHQLDPGGGVVFGVIALKPGAADSLSVLGREL
- a CDS encoding RNA-binding protein, whose amino-acid sequence is MSDQFWNQIKSKYRLGELIHGRVEHHAPFGIFVDIGDDTVRGIVQITDFVDSGDMTPEMYPDVGSSIGAVVVGYTEDERNQVWLSVKPSVLQKALVHLKVPATSEQS
- a CDS encoding ABC transporter permease, with amino-acid sequence MKRILAQCIKELAQFRRDRLTVALAILLPLATLFIFGFAIRLEATNIPIVIQDLNNSPLSRSYIEQLMATNQFQLTRWDDNVMVALERGTAKAGAVIPPDFDSQINSNQPTTVQVLIDGTDANNARIIQNSFRATTNAFLQTSGIQQRQPNIVARIRLWFNPGRKESLYIVPGVYGVILWIYPSLLAAIAMVREKERGTILQVYASSLSAAELLLGKGLAYFIVGIAQAIVIISLGSLLFQLSFAVEPSVFILGTLLYVWTSILFGLLIGVRASNQNAAVQGVATIGFLSSLLLSGFIYPLSNIPFPLSLISSILPARYYIELSRDAFVRGTGWIGVWFIPIVLIVIGLLLFNTARKALSRMQLPD